One window of the Trifolium pratense cultivar HEN17-A07 linkage group LG2, ARS_RC_1.1, whole genome shotgun sequence genome contains the following:
- the LOC123910536 gene encoding cytochrome P450 89A2-like — protein sequence MLHPSKIKSFSEIRNWVLETLINRLKPASESEHSVTVVFHFHYAMFCLLLVFMCFGERVKDEILSDILRVQRNRLLSISRFNILNFWPRVTRIFLRKRWEEFLKLRKDQEDVLLPLIRARKQVQESGLNNVKSVVSYVDTLLELELPEEKRKLSEDEMVTLCSEFLNAGADTTSTALQWIMVNLVKYPDVQRRIVEEIRDVMGEDSNGEKKEVKEEDLHKFPYLKCVILEGLRRHPPGHFVLPHAVTEDVVLNGYLAPKNGTVNFMVAQMGWDPHVWGEDPMEFKPERFLNDETFDITGTKEIKMMPFGAGRRICPGYNLALLHLEYFVANLVWNFDWKVPDGGHVDLSEKQEFTMVMKNPLQVHICPRI from the coding sequence ATGCTTCATCCttccaaaatcaaatctttctcTGAAATTCGCAACTGGGTCTTGGAAACTCTCATCAACCGTCTCAAACCCGCTTCGGAATCTGAACATTCTGTTACGGTTGTTTTTCACTTTCATTATGCAATGTTCTGTTTACTACTGGTTTTCATGTGTTTTGGTGAAAGAGTTAAAGATGAGATACTCAGTGACATCTTGCGTGTACAACGGAATCGTTTGTTGAGTATTAGCAGAttcaatattttgaatttctGGCCTAGAGTTACCAGGATTTTCTTGCGGAAACGATGGGAGGAGTTTTTAAAATTGCGTAAGGATCAAGAAGATGTTCTGCTTCCGTTGATAAGAGCGAGGAAGCAAGTTCAGGAGAGTGGATTGAACAATGTTAAAAGTGTTGTTTCGTATGTGGATACTCTTTTGGAGTTGGAGTTGCCTGAGGAGAAACGTAAGCTGAGTGAAGACGAAATGGTTACTCTTTGTTCCGAGTTTTTGAATGCAGGGGCGGATACTACTTCCACTGCTTTGCAGTGGATTATGGTGAATTTGGTGAAGTACCCGGACGTGCAGAGGAGGATTGTGGAGGAGATTAGGGATGTGATGGGCGAGGATAGTAATGGAGAGAAGAAGGAAGTGAAAGAGGAGGACTTGCATAAGTTTCCGTATCTGAAATGTGTGATTTTGGAAGGGTTGAGGCGTCATCCACCGGGGCATTTTGTGTTGCCACACGCGGTGACCGAGGATGTTGTTTTGAATGGTTATTTGGCGCCTAAAAATGGGACAGTGAATTTCATGGTGGCTCAGATGGGGTGGGATCCTCATGTTTGGGGGGAGGATCCAATGGAGTTTAAGCCAGAGAGGTTTTTGAATGATGAAACGTTTGATATTACGGGCACTAAAGAGATAAAGATGATGCCGTTTGGAGCTGGGAGGAGAATTTGTCCCGGATATAATTTAGCTTTGCTTCATTTGGAATATTTTGTGgctaatttggtttggaattttGACTGGAAGGTTCCAGATGGTGGGCATGTGGATTTGTCGGAAAAACAAGAATTCACTATGGTCATGAAAAATCCATTGCAGGTTCATATTTGTCCTAGGATCTAG
- the LOC123910537 gene encoding protein RMD5 homolog codes for MEISSIKDAFDRVAKKQKLCSSKSEETVDQVGREIEQALATLKSPHDPSTPTDQKSVLTELKSKLNAIGSLQQLEGPNKELNSSLAKYQKLLEKLLNPDISKAYRNVEFDAHIINQIIASHFYRQGLFDLGDSIINEAGEPNATALRSQFLEMHQVIEAMRNRNLQPALTWVTANREKLVQIGSNLELKVHTLQYVEIVQNGTRADALKYSQIYLRRFADLYKDDFQKLMGCLLYVRRLEKSPYAELLSPSHWEVTTEELARQFCSLMGQSYENPLNVVFTAGVEGLPTLLKLANVMAAKKQEWQEMKQLPVPVELGKEFQFHSIFVCPVSRDQGSEENPPMLLPCLHVLCKQSIMKLSKNSTRTFKCPYCPAEATVAHCRQVYF; via the coding sequence ATGGAGATTAGTAGCATCAAAGATGCATTTGACCGTGTGGCTAAGAAGCAAAAGTTATGTTCTTCCAAGTCTGAAGAAACTGTTGACCAGGTAGGGCGTGAAATTGAGCAGGCGTTGGCAACACTTAAGTCCCCTCATGATCCCTCAACTCCAACTGACCAGAAATCTGTTCTTACAGAACTTAAGTCAAAGCTCAATGCTATTGGGTCACTTCAACAGTTAGAAGGACCGAATAAGGAATTGAACTCAAGTCTTGCAAAGTATCAAAAACTTCTTGAAAAATTGTTAAACCCTGACATCTCAAAGGCATACAGAAATGTGGAATTTGATGCTCATATTATCAATCAGATCATTGCAAGCCACTTTTACCGTCAAGGTTTATTTGATCTTGGAGACAGCATCATAAATGAGGCCGGAGAGCCTAATGCAACTGCACTTAGATCTCAATTCTTGGAAATGCACCAGGTTATTGAAGCCATGAGGAATAGAAACCTTCAGCCTGCTCTCACATGGGTCACTGCTAATCGTGAAAAACTTGTCCAGATTGGTTCCAATCTTGAACTTAAGGTTCACACACTGCAGTATGTAGAGATTGTGCAAAATGGAACACGAGCTGATGCCCTAAAGTATTCCCAAATTTATCTTCGTCGTTTTGCTGATCTCTACAAGGATGACTTCCAAAAGCTTATGGGTTGCCTCTTGTATGTAAGAAGGCTGGAGAAATCCCCTTATGCTGAGTTGCTGTCCCCATCTCATTGGGAGGTGACAACTGAAGAGCTGGCACGACAGTTCTGTTCTCTTATGGGACAGTCCTATGAGAACCCACTGAATGTGGTATTTACAGCTGGAGTTGAAGGGTTGCCCACACTGTTAAAGTTGGCAAATGTAATGGCGGCAAAGAAGCAGGAATGGCAGGAAATGAAACAGTTGCCAGTGCCTGTAGAATTGGGAAAGGAATTTCAGtttcattcaatttttgtttGCCCTGTGAGTAGGGATCAAGGTAGCGAAGAGAATCCTCCAATGCTGCTGCCATGTTTACATGTTCTTTGCAAGCAATCAATTATGAAGTTATCAAAAAATAGCACAAGAACATTCAAGTGTCCATACTGTCCGGCGGAAGCTACAGTTGCACACTGCAGACAAGTGTATTTCTGA
- the LOC123904570 gene encoding uncharacterized protein LOC123904570 gives MALRIQHIPMFFTISPTTFSTHNKPKTQISCINKNIISDASLASEFAEKASIINVRVKQAEEAMTKSRKILFKEFCGYLQLNEEEAKLKWNKMGEDEKWVLVNGFVKELGEFFHPLSAKSTKELVEEYLVQENLPPKSPPPLSSTLFPFDSIIGFP, from the coding sequence atgGCTCTGAGAATTCAACACATTCCCATGTTCTTCACAATCTCACCCACCACATTCTCCACCCACAACAAACCCAAAACTCAAATCTCATGCAtcaacaaaaacatcatcaGTGATGCATCACTAGCATCAGAGTTTGCAGAGAAAGCATCTATAATCAACGTACGTGTGAAACAAGCAGAAGAAGCTATGACAAAGAGTAGAAAGATTCTTTTCAAAGAATTTTGTGGGTATCTTCAACTCAATGAAGAAGAAGCTAAACTCAAATGGAAtaaaatgggtgaagatgagaaATGGGTTTTGGTTAATGGGTTTGTTAAGGAATTGGGTGAATTTTTTCATCCTTTGTCTGCAAAATCTACCAAAGAGTTGGTGGAAGAATATTTGGTGCAAGAGAATCTTCCTCCAAAATCTCCTCCTCCTCTTTCGTCTACTTTGTTTCCATTTGATAGTATAATTGGTTTTCCATAG
- the LOC123910538 gene encoding fatty acid amide hydrolase: MGKKRVMLPAKDVDLSSVKYEPEIVQAPRLTGFLFRLFVRLLEAPFIGSLLLTHLKKENKINELLRHTVIPEEPMFKPEYPPQEKEHDVVVLDEDGKPEDRVKSALNCLPHYDPAKLWENSSAPFQYWKIRDYAYAYQFGKVTPSMVAERIISIIEENGIDKPPTPLLLSFDAADLRKQAAASTQRFEEGNPLSILDGIFIAIKDDIDCLPYPSNGGSTWLHEVRAVEKDAVCVSRLRSCGAIFIGKANMHEFGMGTTGNNSNYGTARNPHAPDRYTGGSSSGPAAIVASGLCSAALGTDGGGSVRIPSSLCGVVGLKINYGRMSMEGCLCDSGTVEVIGPIASSVEDAMLVYAAMLGASPANRISMKPSTPCLPTLSFNDDTDALGSLRIGIYTPWFNNVHSTEVSDKCEDALNLLRKAHGCEVKEVVIPEIMEMRTAHLVSIGSECACSLNPDCEDGKGAKLTYDTRTSLALFQTFTAADYIAAQCIRRRIMHYFLEIFKKVDVIVTPTTGMTAPKIHPSALKSGETDMPTTGYLMRFVVPANLLGFPAISVPVGYDKEGLPIGLQIIGRPWAEATILRVASAVEKLCGESQKRPVSYYDILRAN, translated from the exons ATGGGGAAAAAACGTGTAATGCTGCCGGCAAAGGACGTTGACTTGTCTTCAGTTAAATATGAACCTGAAATTGTTCAAG CTCCGCGTTTGACTGGCTTTTTGTTTAGATTGTTTGTGAGGTTACTTGAAGCTCCATTCATAGGTTCTCTCCTTTTGACTCATTTgaagaaggaaaataaaatcaatgag TTATTGCGGCATACTGTGATACCCGAGGAACCCATGTTTAAACCTGAATATCCACCTCAAG AAAAGGAACATGATGTTGTTGTGCTTGACGAAGATGGGAAACCTGAAGACCGGGTTAAGTCTGCCTTGAACTGTCTTCCACATTATGATCCTGCTAAATTATGGGAAAATTCATCTGCACCCTTTCAATACTGGAAAATACGCGACTATGCTTATGCTTATCAGTTTGGAAAAGTAACCCCATCTATG GTTGCTGAGCGCATCATCTCAATTATAGAGGAGAATGGAATAGATAAACCTCCAACACCACTATTGCTATCTTTTGATGCTGCAGATCTCCGAAAGCAGGCGGCAGCATCTACTCAGAGGTTTGAAGAAG GAAATCCATTATCAATATTGGATGGAATTTTCATTGCTATCAAAGATGATATAGACTGCCTTCCTTACCCGTCTAACG GGGGATCTACATGGCTGCATGAGGTACGTGCTGTAGAGAAGGACGCTGTCTGTGTTTCAAGACTGCGTAGTTGTGGAGCCATATTCATAGGGAAGGCAAATATGCACGAGTTTGGCATGGGTACGACAGGAAATAATTCTAATTATGG AACTGCAAGAAATCCTCATGCACCTGATAGATATACTGGTGGATCTTCGTCAGGTCCAGCTGCAATTGTTGCTTCTGGACTATGTTCTGCTGCACTTGGAACTGATGGTGGAG GTTCGGTCCGTATTCCTTCTTCCCTGTGTGGTGTGGTAGGATTGAAGATAAATTACGGGCGAATGAGCATGGAAGG gTGCTTATGTGATTCTGGGACAGTGGAAGTTATTGGACCCATTGCTTCATCAGTAGAGGATGCAATGCTAGT GTACGCTGCAATGTTGGGTGCATCGCCTGCAAATAGAATCAGTATGAAACCG TCAACACCTTGTTTGCCAACTTTGTCGTTCAATGATGATACAGATGCTTTGGGATCATTAAGAATAGGGATCTACACCCCA TGGTTTAATAATGTTCATTCAACTGAAGTCTCTGATAAATGCGAGGATGCTCTTAATTTGCTGAGAAAGGCGCATGGTTGCGAA GTGAAAGAAGTTGTTATACCAGAGATTATGGAGATGCGAACTGCCCATCTTGTTTCCATTGGTTCTGAATGCGCATGTTCACTGAATCCTGATTGTGAAGACGG GAAAGGTGCAAAATTGACATATGATACTCGCACAAGTTTGGCACTTTTCCAGACGTTTACAGCAGCAGATTACATTGCAGCCCAATGTATTAG ACGAAGAATTATGCATTACTTCTTGGAGATTTTCAAGAAAGTTGATGTCATAGTGACTCCAACAACTGG CATGACAGCGCCTAAAATACATCCAAGTGCCCTTAAAAGTGGTGAAACAGATATGCCGACTACAG GTTACCTTATGCGGTTCGTTGTTCCAGCTAATCTTTTGGGATTCCCTGCCATTTCTGTCCCG GTGGGTTACGATAAAGAAGGACTTCCAATAGGTTTGCAAATAATTGGCCGACCCTGGGCAGAAGCTACTATTTTGCGAGTAGCATCTGCAGTTGAG AAACTCTGCGGTGAGTCACAGAAGAGGCCTGTCTCATACTATGATATTCTGAGGGCTAACTGA
- the LOC123910539 gene encoding uncharacterized protein LOC123910539 encodes MENYSYQSYPDSGNSSPRSREIEFENPPTGTTTTAPWEDQQQNQTSSYKAKFMCSYGGKIQPRTHDNQLSYVGGETKILAVDRNIKFPLMISKLCSLIEAPDVSFKYQLPGEDLDALISVTNDDDLDHMMHEYDRLYRASARPARMRLFLFVNDSDSVSNPPDPVKPNNVDYLFGIEKPVTVVAPPPTAVKFHDPVPEPVAPLPEYHNHVRPGLNPDRVVGSDPGLNHPLEIQRQLQRMQIAENEQTGYRRKSEDYPAGDYYVQKVPEKFPAMSNFSPPPPQHQQQHQQQHQPGYWQEKPVSGEAYPPGVSGGGDPAVYMVPAPGTFYHTPVMRPPATQGYYTVQRMPSDAYREAQVYGGAPPSKAPFSSGASVTYAPAQPVKGPVYGEGVSVVRSSGIPDNTVNSYAHLAYDSASGRQVYYNAPGGVVHAPPYQGVAAPVTTDVKVMSKISQGSV; translated from the coding sequence ATGGAAAACTATTCATATCAATCATATCCAGATTCAGGTAACTCATCACCACGTTCGAGAGAAATCGAGTTCGAAAACCCACCCActggaacaacaacaacagcaccATGGGAagatcaacaacaaaaccaaacaaGCAGCTACAAAGCAAAATTCATGTGCAGCTATGGTGGCAAAATCCAACCAAGAACACACGACAATCAACTCTCTTACGTTGGTGGTGAAACTAAAATCCTAGCCGTTGATCGTAACATCAAGTTTCCTTTAATGATCTCAAAGCTCTGTTCTCTCATCGAAGCACCTGATGTTTCCTTTAAATACCAACTCCCTGGCGAAGATCTCGATGCACTTATCTCAGTAACTAACGACGATGATCTTGATCACATGATGCATGAATATGATCGTCTCTACCGTGCTTCCGCTAGACCCGCTCGTATGCGATTATTTCTTTTTGTTAACGATTCTGATTCTGTTTCAAATCCACCCGACCCGGTTAAACCGAATAACGTTGATTATTTATTCGGAATTGAAAAGCCTGTAACCGTTGTTGCTCCGCCACCTACTGCCGTTAAATTTCACGATCCTGTTCCAGAACCGGTTGCTCCGTTACCTGAGTATCATAATCATGTTCGACCCGGTTTGAATCCTGACCGGGTTGTAGGTTCGGATCCAGGTTTGAACCATCCGCTTGAGATTCAGAGGCAGTTACAACGGATGCAGATTGCGGAGAATGAACAAACTGGTTACAGGAGGAAAAGTGAAGATTATCCCGCCGGAGATTATTACGTTCAGAAAGTGCCGGAGAAATTTCCGGCGATGTCGAATTTCTCACCACCACCGCCGCAGCATCAACAGCAACATCAGCAGCAGCATCAACCTGGTTATTGGCAAGAAAAACCTGTTTCCGGCGAGGCTTATCCACCGGGAGTGTCAGGAGGAGGTGATCCGGCGGTTTATATGGTTCCGGCGCCGGGAACTTTCTATCACACGCCGGTGATGCGTCCACCGGCAACTCAAGGTTACTACACGGTGCAACGAATGCCGTCTGATGCTTACCGTGAAGCGCAGGTTTACGGTGGCGCTCCGCCGTCTAAAGCGCCGTTTTCGTCGGGAGCTTCGGTGACTTATGCACCGGCGCAGCCGGTTAAAGGTCCTGTTTATGGTGAAGGAGTTAGTGTGGTTCGTTCGAGTGGGATACCGGATAATACGGTAAATTCATACGCACATTTGGCGTATGATAGTGCAAGTGGCAGACAAGTTTATTATAATGCGCCGGGTGGTGTAGTACACGCTCCTCCGTACCAAGGAGTTGCTGCACCTGTTACCACAGACGTTAAAGTGATGAGCAAGATTTCTCAAGGTTCAGTGTGA
- the LOC123904571 gene encoding protein ARABIDILLO 1-like produces the protein DRASLSASCKKWRVLGNSPCLWTSLDLRSHKFDVNVASSLASRCVHLQKLRFGVTGTKAAEALPHLRAKNLRELSVEIWDADIEAAFIVARHELLQSLQFGQDLFGYNSITSDGIIAIARGCPSLNQLRLAGIVDVNADAINALATYCPKLTDIGFIDCESVDELALGNVQSVRFLSVAGTLSMNWSVVSHLWHKLPNLTGLDVSGTDIGPSAVPRLLSLSLNLKILIALSCRILEEETSFSASKYKNKLLISLSTDIFKGLGSLFFDNTNRGNNVFLDWRTSKSNNDEGVDEIIPWLERMLSYNFFVLLLRALNRESSQEDVQEMAATGLATFVLMDDSINCGRAEAVIRYGGIRLLLGLAKSYREGLQLEAAEAIARLSTSANVAKAIVEEGGIEILISLARSMNKLVAEKAARGLWNISMRRAQGCNC, from the exons AAATTCGATGTCAATGTTGCATCTTCACTTGCTTCTAGATGTGTGCATCTACAAAAGCTTAGGTTTGGTGTTACTGGTACAAAGGCTGCTGAAGCACTACCTCATCTTCGAGCTAAGAACTTGCGCGAATTAAGCGTTGAAATTTGGGACGCCGATATAGAGGCTGCTTTCATTGTTGCCCGGCATGAGTTACTCCAGAGTCTTCAGTTTGGACAAGATCTTTTTGGCTACAATAGTATTACTAGTGATGGTATAATAGCAATAGCTCGCGGCTGTCCTAGTTTGAATCAACTCAGGCTCGCAGGCATTGTGGATGTAAATGCTGATGCTATTAATGCATTGGCTACCTATTGTCCAAAGTTGACTGATATCGGGTTCATCGACTGCGAGAGTGTTGACGAGCTTGCATTGGGAAATGTGCAATCGGTTCGTTTCCTTTCTGTTGCGGGGACATTAAGTATGAATTGGAGTGTGGTTTCACATCTTTGGCATAAGCTTCCTAACCTGACTGGATTAGATGTTTCTGGAACCGATATTGGTCCGTCTGCTGTTCCAAGATTGTTATCCTTATCACTAAATTTGAAGATTTTGATTGCTTTGAGTTGTCGTATCCTCGAAGAAGAGACTAGCTTTTCTGCtagtaaatataaaaacaagttGTTGATTTCCCTATCCACGGATATTTTTAAAGGACTGGGTTCTTTATTTTTCGATAATACAAATAGAGGAAATAATGTGTTTTTAGACTGGAGGACTTCAAAGAGTAATAATGATGAGGGTGTTGATGAAATTATACCTTGGCTTGAACGGATgctatcatataatttttttgttctgCTGCTGAGAGCCCTCAACAGGGAG AGTTCTCAAGAGGATGTTCAGGAGATGGCAGCCACAGGCCTTGCAACCTTTGTTCTAATGGATGATAGCATTAATTGTGGAAGGGCTGAAGCAGTTATACGATATGGTGGTATACGCCTCCTTCTTGGCCTTGCGAAATCTTACAGGGAAGGGCTTCAGTTGGAGGCAGCTGAAGCTATTGCGAGGTTGTCCACAAGTGCTAATGTGGCGAAGGCGATTGTAGAAGAGGGTGGGATTGAAATTCTCATTAGTTTGGCTAGGTCAATGAACAAACTGGTGGCCGAAAAAGCTGCTAGAGGATTATGGAATATCTCTATGAGAAGAGCACAAGGGTGCAATTGCTGA